A region from the Anoplolepis gracilipes chromosome 2, ASM4749672v1, whole genome shotgun sequence genome encodes:
- the LOC140663276 gene encoding uncharacterized protein isoform X1: MSLVGRLRLDEIVSSFPELGPTAPDGGYSWLVLVGVVLIQITVPSVLSMYGIVLGYLTTANALFYFDLWSAKITLTPILFVAFWSLADPWTKTITDLASVPRLVGLIGVILLTTGVIASGYLATGGAGAYLASLSAGAVMGIGASFVIVESETVLRKHFRVKLPLALMLKNVASSVGFTIVPALTHFLLVGTGLKSGILLMTIVFIPTALGTLILRSPPPQRASPYRLLLPTDEDNELGIRISPDRESESERQNNGVDNAGYDNSDKRDKNDVPLFSEVNSIYAYQEPDEDVELFVSPIVQSGDKWKQEFRVVRYFRFWAAAVTWVGVKAGSLYFWILVPAMFLQRTTKSTIYSNDWVTLLVVAGLGSFVPSIASYWSIATTVQYRRIYFGSACWLGSIILLGLSYTNNYYWFLTCSLLGGITISSLLTCQDSTLCDVLGNQFAHRSHKLFCTLVGLGVLTFSFVHSENVCLRAVALLQFLGGCYWIVPPVWEIIQTRRFRNG; encoded by the exons ATGTCGCTCGTCGGGCGACTTCGTCTCGACGAAATTGTCAGTTCGTTCCCGGAGCTTGGACCGACGGCTCCAGACGGTGGCTACTCGTGGCTCGTTCTCGTCGGTGTTGTCCTCATTCAG ataacCGTGCCTAGCGTCCTGTCAATGTATGGCATAGTGCTGGGATATTTAACGACGGCTAACGCATTATTCTACTTTGACTTGTGGAGTGCAAAAATCACCCTGACGCCAATATTGTTTGTTGCCTTTTGGAGTCTGGCAG ACCCATGGACCAAAACGATCACAGATCTGGCGTCAGTACCGCGACTGGTAGGTCTGATCGGCGTGATCCTTCTCACCACAGGCGTCATAGCTTCTGGATATCTGGCGACTGGGGGAGCGGGCGCATACCTGGCCAGTTTGAGCGCCGGAGCAGTGATGGGCATAGGAGCAAGTTTCGTGATCGTAGAGAGTGAGACCGTGTTACGGAAGCATTTCAGGGTCAAATTGCCGCTGGCGTTGATGCTGAAGAATGTAGCCAGCTCCGTCGGCTTTACGATTGTGCCGGCACTCACGCACTTCTTACTCGTTGGAACTGGACTGAAGAGCGGTATCCTGCTAATGACGATCGTCTTCATTCCCACCGCCTTGGGCACGCTGATCTTGAGGTCGCCGCCACCGCAGCGAGCATCTCCTTACAG ATTGCTCCTGCCGACCGACGAGGATAATGAATTGGGCATCAGAATATCCCCGGACAGAGAATCAGAGTCGGAGCGACAGAATAACGGCGTGGACAATGCCGGCTACGACAACAGTGACAAACGCGATAAAAACGACGTGCCTCTATTCAGCGAGGTAAATAGTATCTATGCGTATCAGGAACCGGATGAGGATGTCGAGCTCTTCGTCAGTCCGATCGTCCAATCGGGCGACAAGTGGAAGCAGGAGTTTCGCGTAGTTCGCTATTTCCGGTTCTGGGCAGCCGCGGTGACATGGGTCGGGGTGAAGGCCGGTTCGCTCTACTTTTGGATCCTGGTACCCGCTATGTTCTTACAACGAACCACAAAGTCGACAATATACTCGAACGATTGGGTGACATTGCTGGTAGTCGCTGGTCTCGGCTCTTTCGTACCCAGCATCGCCAGTTATTGGTCCATCGCGACCACCGTACAGTACAGAAGGATATATTTCGGCAGCGCCTGTTGGCTCggcagtattattttgttag GCTTATCTTATACGAATAACTATTACTGGTTTCTGACATGCTCGCTTCTTGGCGGAATTACTATCAGCAGTTTGCTCACCTGCCAGGACTCAACATTGTGCGACGTGCTGGGCAATCAATTCGCGCATCGCTCGCACAAATTGTTCTGCACCTTAGTCGGACTAGGCGTGCTGACCTTCAGTTTCGTACATA GTGAAAACGTGTGCCTTCGCGCGGTTGCGTTGCTGCAGTTTCTCGGCGGATGTTATTGGATCGTTCCTCCCGTTTGGGAAATCATACAAACACGAAGATTCAGAAACGGTTAA
- the LOC140663276 gene encoding uncharacterized protein isoform X2 → MYGIVLGYLTTANALFYFDLWSAKITLTPILFVAFWSLADPWTKTITDLASVPRLVGLIGVILLTTGVIASGYLATGGAGAYLASLSAGAVMGIGASFVIVESETVLRKHFRVKLPLALMLKNVASSVGFTIVPALTHFLLVGTGLKSGILLMTIVFIPTALGTLILRSPPPQRASPYRLLLPTDEDNELGIRISPDRESESERQNNGVDNAGYDNSDKRDKNDVPLFSEVNSIYAYQEPDEDVELFVSPIVQSGDKWKQEFRVVRYFRFWAAAVTWVGVKAGSLYFWILVPAMFLQRTTKSTIYSNDWVTLLVVAGLGSFVPSIASYWSIATTVQYRRIYFGSACWLGSIILLGLSYTNNYYWFLTCSLLGGITISSLLTCQDSTLCDVLGNQFAHRSHKLFCTLVGLGVLTFSFVHSENVCLRAVALLQFLGGCYWIVPPVWEIIQTRRFRNG, encoded by the exons ATGTATGGCATAGTGCTGGGATATTTAACGACGGCTAACGCATTATTCTACTTTGACTTGTGGAGTGCAAAAATCACCCTGACGCCAATATTGTTTGTTGCCTTTTGGAGTCTGGCAG ACCCATGGACCAAAACGATCACAGATCTGGCGTCAGTACCGCGACTGGTAGGTCTGATCGGCGTGATCCTTCTCACCACAGGCGTCATAGCTTCTGGATATCTGGCGACTGGGGGAGCGGGCGCATACCTGGCCAGTTTGAGCGCCGGAGCAGTGATGGGCATAGGAGCAAGTTTCGTGATCGTAGAGAGTGAGACCGTGTTACGGAAGCATTTCAGGGTCAAATTGCCGCTGGCGTTGATGCTGAAGAATGTAGCCAGCTCCGTCGGCTTTACGATTGTGCCGGCACTCACGCACTTCTTACTCGTTGGAACTGGACTGAAGAGCGGTATCCTGCTAATGACGATCGTCTTCATTCCCACCGCCTTGGGCACGCTGATCTTGAGGTCGCCGCCACCGCAGCGAGCATCTCCTTACAG ATTGCTCCTGCCGACCGACGAGGATAATGAATTGGGCATCAGAATATCCCCGGACAGAGAATCAGAGTCGGAGCGACAGAATAACGGCGTGGACAATGCCGGCTACGACAACAGTGACAAACGCGATAAAAACGACGTGCCTCTATTCAGCGAGGTAAATAGTATCTATGCGTATCAGGAACCGGATGAGGATGTCGAGCTCTTCGTCAGTCCGATCGTCCAATCGGGCGACAAGTGGAAGCAGGAGTTTCGCGTAGTTCGCTATTTCCGGTTCTGGGCAGCCGCGGTGACATGGGTCGGGGTGAAGGCCGGTTCGCTCTACTTTTGGATCCTGGTACCCGCTATGTTCTTACAACGAACCACAAAGTCGACAATATACTCGAACGATTGGGTGACATTGCTGGTAGTCGCTGGTCTCGGCTCTTTCGTACCCAGCATCGCCAGTTATTGGTCCATCGCGACCACCGTACAGTACAGAAGGATATATTTCGGCAGCGCCTGTTGGCTCggcagtattattttgttag GCTTATCTTATACGAATAACTATTACTGGTTTCTGACATGCTCGCTTCTTGGCGGAATTACTATCAGCAGTTTGCTCACCTGCCAGGACTCAACATTGTGCGACGTGCTGGGCAATCAATTCGCGCATCGCTCGCACAAATTGTTCTGCACCTTAGTCGGACTAGGCGTGCTGACCTTCAGTTTCGTACATA GTGAAAACGTGTGCCTTCGCGCGGTTGCGTTGCTGCAGTTTCTCGGCGGATGTTATTGGATCGTTCCTCCCGTTTGGGAAATCATACAAACACGAAGATTCAGAAACGGTTAA
- the LOC140663277 gene encoding trophoblast glycoprotein-like, with protein sequence MSSSTATMKSIVLSSAFLIIFVSIAGSINDCNDPNFHSLETAESSRIECGPAFKNRCHCMRTCYDGHHQYVVNCTSTGFHDTSPLAHLPNDTQVLIFTGNELQELPWNVFGTLDSLPYLRVIDMSNNKIREIRGKAYHHVQHVERLILDFNQLSLDPARSHPRVFSNFVSLLELHLTDAFEDGPPRNLASTLHDIFVNSNLTKLIKLHLEQNEISEFRDVNVFCDLPNLLDLHLGDNALSALHFNLSCLHNLRFLDLQRNKFTRVLERDLHTLDNLAKHDRSVTVDFVNNPFECSCKLNPFIKWMKKTRVFVRNKANLQCHEGNVSHEFHETKNCAPKLLTSSRRGTTVLLCFLSMVLIALVCALVYLQRTKLQKKMEPVLDSVSKRVRYTSIASGDVREDV encoded by the exons ATGTCATCGTCAACAGCCACGATGAAGAGCATCGTTCTTTCCTCGgcatttctaattatattcgtATCGATCGCCGGATCGATCAACGACTGCAACGACCCGAATTTTCACTCTCTGGAGACAGCGGAGTCGTCCAGGATCGAGTGCGGTCCGGCCTTTAAAAATCGCTGTCACTGTATGAGAACGTGTTATGACGGCCATCATCAGTACGTCGTGAATTGTACGAGCACAGGATTCCACGACACCTCCCCGCTGGCGCATCTTCCCAATGACACGCAA gTGCTTATCTTTACCGGAAACGAGCTGCAAGAACTGCCGTGGAATGTGTTCGGCACTCTGGACAGTCTGCCGTATCTGAGAGTGATCGACATGTCAAACAACAAGATACGCGAAATACGCGGTAAAGCCTATCACCACGTGCAACACGTGGAGCGTCTCATACTCGACTTCAATCAGCTCTCGTTGGACCCCGCGAGAAGTCATCCGAGAGTGTTTTCCAATTTCGTCTCCCTTCTGGAGCTGCATCTGACCGACGCTTTCGAGGACGGTCCACCGAGGAACCTGGCGTCGACGCTTCACGATATCTTCGTCAACAG taacCTGACGAAATTGATAAAACTTCATTTGGAGCAAAACGAGATCTCGGAGTTTAGGGACGTCAACGTATTCTGCGATCTACCGAATCTCCTGGACCTCCATCTTGGCGATAACGCCTTGAGCGCGCTCCACTTTAATCTCTCGTGTCTACACAATCTACGCTTTTTGGATCTTCAACGAAATAAGTTCACGAGGGTCCTCGAGCGCGATCTCCATACCTTGGACAATCTCGCCAAGCACGATCGGTCTGTGACCGTCGACTTTGTCAACAATCCTTTCGAGTGCTCCTGCAAGCTCAATCCGTTCATCAAGTGGATGAAAAAGACGAGGGTATTTGTTCGAAACAAGGCTAACTTGCAGTGCCATGAAG GAAATGTAAGTCACGAATTTCACGAAACGAAGAATTGCGCACCGAAATTACTAACTTCCTCCCGACGAGGAACAACGGTGCTACTTTGCTTCCTCTCGATGGTGCTGATTGCCCTGGTATGCGCTCTGGTCTATCTGCAACGGACGAAACTTCAAAAAAAGATGGAACCAGTGCTCGATTCAGTCAGCAAGAGAGTGCGATACACCTCGATAGCGAGCGGCGATGTTCGCGAAGATGTCTGA
- the LOC140662828 gene encoding tetraspanin-3 isoform X2 codes for MLTDKTFLVSIAQEGNNYDAGLYILLAAGILMFIVAFLGCCGALKHSRCSLITFFVIMLVIIVAQIAFAGWAYTHSDRLDDLLRSSVINTVKKEYGEVECRTQIMDAIQSGLECCGATGPADWAGSKYASKDPSLPISLTVSSDANNIFKVPESCCRDIGSTACDEGRNMKIAGVPSSAIFSEGCTQKLVDTLKGQTYHVLIIAILVLIVEILGLILALICCCEGGTSDRYKA; via the exons ATGCTGACGGACAAAACATTCTTGGTGTCAATTGCTCAAGAAGGCAACAATTACGACGCAGGCCTGTACATTCTACTCGCTGCTGGTATCCTCATGTTCATCGTCGCCTTTTTAGGCTGCTGCGGTGCTTTGAAGCACTCTCGGTGTAGCCTAATCACGTTCTTTGTCATCATGCTCGTTATTATCGTCGCTCAAATAGCTTTCGCAGGCTGGGCTTACACTCATAGTGACCGTCTAGACGACCTGTTGAGATCTTCCGTGATAAACACTGTTAAG AAGGAATATGGCGAGGTAGAATGTCGTACGCAAATCATGGACGCGATTCAATCCGGTCTCGAATGCTGCGGAGCTACTGGACCTGCGGATTGGGCTGGTAGCAAATACGCGAGCAAGGATCCCTCTCTTCCAATTAGTTTGACTGTCTCTAGCGATGCCAACAACATATTTAAAGTACCAGAATCATGTTGCAGAGATATAGGCAGTACTGCCTGCGACGAGGGTCGCAACATGAAAATTGCTGGAGTTCCGAGTTCTGCGATCTTCAGCGag gGATGCACGCAAAAATTGGTAGATACGCTGAAGGGTCAAACTTATCACGTTTTGATTATAGCCATACTGGTTCTGATCGTAGAAATCCTTGGTTTGATACTCGCTTTAATTTGTTGCTGCGAAGGCGGTACGTCGGACAGATATAAAGCTTAA
- the LOC140662828 gene encoding CD9 antigen isoform X1, with amino-acid sequence MGTFCYNFGKYALVAVSFVFLIISIAVIVLATWMLTDKTFLVSIAQEGNNYDAGLYILLAAGILMFIVAFLGCCGALKHSRCSLITFFVIMLVIIVAQIAFAGWAYTHSDRLDDLLRSSVINTVKKEYGEVECRTQIMDAIQSGLECCGATGPADWAGSKYASKDPSLPISLTVSSDANNIFKVPESCCRDIGSTACDEGRNMKIAGVPSSAIFSEGCTQKLVDTLKGQTYHVLIIAILVLIVEILGLILALICCCEGGTSDRYKA; translated from the exons ATTATCTCGATAGCGGTGATAGTCCTGGCAACATGGATGCTGACGGACAAAACATTCTTGGTGTCAATTGCTCAAGAAGGCAACAATTACGACGCAGGCCTGTACATTCTACTCGCTGCTGGTATCCTCATGTTCATCGTCGCCTTTTTAGGCTGCTGCGGTGCTTTGAAGCACTCTCGGTGTAGCCTAATCACGTTCTTTGTCATCATGCTCGTTATTATCGTCGCTCAAATAGCTTTCGCAGGCTGGGCTTACACTCATAGTGACCGTCTAGACGACCTGTTGAGATCTTCCGTGATAAACACTGTTAAG AAGGAATATGGCGAGGTAGAATGTCGTACGCAAATCATGGACGCGATTCAATCCGGTCTCGAATGCTGCGGAGCTACTGGACCTGCGGATTGGGCTGGTAGCAAATACGCGAGCAAGGATCCCTCTCTTCCAATTAGTTTGACTGTCTCTAGCGATGCCAACAACATATTTAAAGTACCAGAATCATGTTGCAGAGATATAGGCAGTACTGCCTGCGACGAGGGTCGCAACATGAAAATTGCTGGAGTTCCGAGTTCTGCGATCTTCAGCGag gGATGCACGCAAAAATTGGTAGATACGCTGAAGGGTCAAACTTATCACGTTTTGATTATAGCCATACTGGTTCTGATCGTAGAAATCCTTGGTTTGATACTCGCTTTAATTTGTTGCTGCGAAGGCGGTACGTCGGACAGATATAAAGCTTAA